Proteins encoded in a region of the Agromyces protaetiae genome:
- a CDS encoding PRC-barrel domain-containing protein — MILGDLLGLPVRDARGERLGFVIDVRFVIDGVPRVPLADARLAGFVVSPRTRSSYWGYERTEETRPAVIARFLAWRHRGTFLVPWSSVARLEPDAVHLLPDHEALDPAL, encoded by the coding sequence ATGATCCTGGGTGATCTGCTCGGCCTGCCGGTGCGCGACGCCCGCGGCGAGCGTCTCGGATTCGTGATCGACGTGCGGTTCGTCATCGACGGCGTGCCGCGGGTGCCGCTCGCCGACGCCCGGCTCGCGGGGTTCGTCGTGTCGCCGCGGACGAGGTCGTCGTACTGGGGCTACGAGCGCACCGAGGAGACCCGCCCGGCCGTGATCGCGCGATTCCTGGCCTGGCGCCATCGCGGCACGTTCCTGGTGCCGTGGTCGTCGGTCGCCCGCCTCGAGCCGGACGCCGTGCACCTGCTCCCCGACCATGAGGCCCTCGACCCCGCCCTCTAG